From Pyramidobacter piscolens W5455, the proteins below share one genomic window:
- a CDS encoding M20 metallopeptidase family protein: MDLLKLASSVVGDVTAWRHHLHAHPELSGQEVETSAFVERMLREMGADEVRRAGKTGVVALVRGVRPGPVFGLRADMDALPVPELTDVEFKSQHENVMHACGHDVHTAVLLGAAKVLCGVRDRIRGAVKFFFQPAEETGRGAKEMIAAGELDEKDPPACVAALHVFPGIPAGTLGVRRGAFNASSDSFSLDVIGRQGHGAYPELCIDPIAVGAQVITALQQLVSREVAPQDSAVVTIGTIHGGVRSNIIAPDVKMTGTIRTVRSRVREHLFEAIPRVARLTAEALRACAGVEIREGTPALVNDDGMFDRLVSVAERVVGKDRIVAFENCSMGGEDFAFFTERVPGVMFRLGVGFRDKDNAPLHSSCFKVDESAFAYGVAALAGLALDVCR, from the coding sequence ATGGATCTTTTGAAACTGGCTTCGTCGGTCGTCGGCGACGTGACGGCGTGGCGCCATCATCTTCACGCCCATCCGGAGCTGAGCGGTCAGGAAGTGGAAACGTCGGCGTTCGTGGAAAGGATGCTGCGCGAGATGGGCGCGGACGAGGTGCGCCGCGCCGGCAAAACGGGGGTCGTAGCGCTGGTCAGGGGCGTTCGGCCCGGCCCGGTCTTCGGCCTGCGCGCCGACATGGACGCGCTGCCCGTACCGGAGCTGACCGACGTGGAGTTCAAATCGCAACACGAAAACGTGATGCACGCCTGCGGTCACGACGTTCACACGGCGGTGCTGCTGGGCGCGGCCAAGGTGCTGTGCGGCGTGCGCGACCGGATCCGCGGCGCGGTGAAATTTTTCTTCCAGCCCGCCGAAGAGACCGGCCGGGGCGCCAAGGAGATGATCGCCGCGGGCGAGCTGGACGAAAAGGATCCGCCCGCCTGCGTGGCGGCGCTGCACGTTTTTCCCGGCATTCCCGCCGGAACGCTGGGCGTGCGCCGCGGCGCGTTCAACGCCTCGTCCGACAGTTTCTCGCTGGACGTCATCGGCCGGCAGGGACACGGCGCCTATCCGGAGCTGTGCATCGACCCGATCGCCGTCGGCGCCCAGGTGATCACGGCCCTGCAGCAGCTAGTCAGCCGCGAGGTGGCGCCGCAGGACTCGGCGGTGGTCACGATCGGCACGATCCACGGCGGCGTCAGGAGCAACATCATCGCCCCCGACGTGAAGATGACGGGCACGATCCGCACGGTCCGCTCCCGGGTGCGGGAACACCTGTTCGAAGCCATCCCGCGCGTCGCCAGATTGACGGCCGAAGCGCTGCGCGCCTGCGCCGGGGTGGAGATCCGCGAAGGCACGCCGGCGCTGGTCAACGACGACGGCATGTTCGACCGGCTCGTCTCCGTGGCCGAGCGCGTCGTCGGCAAAGACCGCATCGTCGCCTTCGAGAACTGCTCCATGGGCGGCGAGGATTTCGCCTTTTTCACCGAACGAGTTCCCGGCGTCATGTTCCGTCTCGGCGTCGGCTTCAGGGACAAGGATAACGCGCCGCTCCATTCGTCCTGTTTCAAAGTCGACGAAAGCGCCTTCGCCTACGGCGTCGCCGCGCTGGCCGGACTGGCGTTGGACGTGTGCCGCTGA
- a CDS encoding phospho-sugar mutase, with protein sequence MTYRERYEQWLGASWLDEASRRELAALSDEKEIEDRFYRDLEFGTAGMRGVMGAGTNRFNRCTVGKATLGLARYLKAEIADWRRGVVVAYDSRHRSPEFALETARVLSACGVPVKIFRQLEPVPALSFAVKHHKAAAGVVITASHNPKEYNGYKVYDEHGCQLCPAPAAKLTEYVEAADLSQIPSGDEKLIAWIGQETVEAFLDAVQCQSVPQRNAGTLKVVYTPLHGSGNLPVRAILKRCGFTDVRVVAEQERPDGDFPTVAAPNPEERSTLSLGIELARRIGADVVIGTDPDCDRIGCAVAAGGEFRLLSGNQIGALLADFVLSHRALTPKSTMITTIVTGELGARVAQSRGVTVLRTLTGFKYIGEKITEFARSGEREFLFGYEESYGYLAGTHAQDKDAVVAAMLICEMAAAAKSQGRTLIDELNGLYARFGYYLDAQDSHTLKGKDGAGRIAAMMARLRGGARFEDIAETLDYAQGLDGLPRENVMKFLCADGSWFAVRPSGTEPKIKIYYSVKDTDEASARAKLDARRAEIDRVLGL encoded by the coding sequence ATGACTTATCGCGAACGATACGAACAATGGCTTGGCGCTTCGTGGCTCGACGAGGCGTCGCGGCGCGAGCTGGCGGCGCTGAGCGACGAGAAGGAGATCGAAGACCGCTTCTATCGCGACCTCGAATTCGGAACCGCCGGCATGCGCGGCGTCATGGGCGCGGGCACGAACCGCTTCAACCGCTGCACCGTCGGCAAGGCCACGCTGGGGCTGGCGCGCTATCTCAAGGCGGAAATCGCGGACTGGCGGCGCGGCGTCGTTGTCGCCTACGATTCGCGCCACCGCTCGCCGGAATTCGCGCTGGAAACGGCGCGCGTGCTTTCCGCCTGCGGCGTGCCGGTGAAGATTTTCCGGCAGCTCGAGCCGGTGCCCGCGCTGTCGTTCGCCGTCAAGCACCACAAAGCCGCCGCCGGCGTGGTCATCACCGCCAGTCACAACCCGAAAGAATACAACGGCTACAAAGTTTACGACGAGCACGGCTGCCAGCTCTGCCCCGCCCCCGCCGCCAAACTGACGGAATACGTGGAGGCCGCCGACCTCTCGCAGATCCCCTCCGGCGACGAGAAGCTGATCGCCTGGATCGGGCAGGAGACCGTCGAGGCTTTTCTCGACGCCGTGCAGTGCCAGTCGGTGCCGCAGCGGAACGCGGGCACGCTGAAAGTGGTCTACACGCCGCTGCACGGTTCGGGCAACCTGCCGGTGCGCGCCATCCTGAAACGCTGCGGCTTCACCGACGTGCGGGTCGTCGCCGAGCAGGAACGGCCCGACGGCGATTTTCCCACCGTCGCGGCGCCCAATCCCGAGGAGCGCAGCACGCTTTCGCTGGGCATCGAGCTGGCCCGCCGTATCGGCGCGGACGTCGTCATCGGCACCGATCCCGACTGCGACCGCATTGGCTGCGCCGTCGCCGCGGGCGGCGAGTTCCGGCTGCTTTCGGGCAACCAGATCGGCGCGCTGCTGGCCGACTTCGTGCTCTCGCACCGCGCCCTCACGCCCAAGTCGACGATGATCACCACGATCGTCACCGGCGAGCTGGGAGCCCGCGTGGCGCAGAGCCGCGGCGTGACCGTGCTGCGCACGCTGACGGGCTTCAAGTACATCGGCGAGAAGATCACCGAGTTCGCGCGCAGCGGCGAGCGCGAGTTCCTGTTCGGCTACGAGGAAAGCTACGGCTACCTGGCCGGCACGCACGCCCAGGACAAAGACGCCGTCGTCGCGGCCATGCTGATCTGCGAGATGGCGGCCGCGGCCAAGTCGCAGGGGCGCACGCTGATCGACGAGCTGAACGGCCTGTACGCGCGCTTCGGCTACTACCTCGACGCTCAGGACTCGCACACGCTCAAGGGCAAGGACGGCGCCGGGCGCATCGCCGCGATGATGGCACGACTGCGCGGCGGCGCGCGCTTCGAAGACATCGCGGAAACGCTTGACTACGCGCAGGGGCTCGACGGACTGCCGCGCGAGAACGTGATGAAGTTCCTCTGCGCCGACGGCTCGTGGTTCGCCGTGCGCCCTTCCGGCACCGAGCCGAAGATCAAAATCTACTATTCCGTCAAAGACACGGACGAGGCGAGCGCGCGCGCCAAGCTCGACGCCCGCCGCGCCGAGATCGACAGGGTTCTCGGACTGTAA
- a CDS encoding adenylate/guanylate cyclase yields MRKAILLCLAALALAAPAAHGRGSVAQLCTNCAFGDRRNYCIKCGAYTFGKGVPARLCENCGFGERWKYCVKCGAYTFGKGVPAVLCQNCAFGDRKKYCLKCGRYLFD; encoded by the coding sequence ATGCGCAAAGCGATTTTGCTCTGTCTCGCAGCTCTCGCGCTCGCGGCCCCCGCCGCTCATGGACGCGGCTCCGTCGCCCAGCTCTGCACGAACTGCGCCTTCGGCGACCGCCGCAATTACTGCATCAAGTGCGGCGCCTACACGTTCGGCAAAGGCGTCCCGGCGCGGCTATGCGAAAACTGCGGCTTCGGCGAGCGCTGGAAGTACTGCGTCAAATGCGGCGCCTACACGTTCGGCAAAGGCGTTCCCGCCGTGCTGTGCCAAAACTGCGCCTTCGGCGACCGCAAAAAGTATTGTCTCAAATGCGGCCGCTACCTGTTCGACTGA
- a CDS encoding TIGR02757 family protein, with amino-acid sequence MTPRHKRLALYLEELYERCNRRELVSPDPLQFLYRYEAPEDREIAALVASSLAYGRVATILKSVGAVLEALGPSPRAAVERYGEEHWRDVFASFRHRFTDGADVAALLGGARRVVSRWGSLGGRLLSARRECGSLTGALDSLVAELENGRPSSLLSRPQRGSACKRHFLMLRWLVRRDEVDPGGWSGLDPAELIVPLDTHMYAVCRSLRFTRRKAADLKTALEATRAFARLSPCDPTRYDFVLTRFGIRADMEQEALLAECRARSTTERIETE; translated from the coding sequence ATGACGCCGCGGCACAAGAGACTGGCGCTGTATCTCGAGGAATTGTACGAACGCTGCAACCGGCGCGAGCTTGTCTCGCCCGACCCGCTGCAGTTCCTTTACCGCTACGAAGCGCCCGAAGACCGCGAGATCGCGGCGCTCGTCGCCTCGTCGCTGGCCTACGGACGCGTGGCGACGATCCTCAAAAGCGTCGGGGCCGTGCTCGAGGCGCTCGGCCCGTCGCCGCGGGCGGCCGTGGAACGGTACGGCGAAGAACACTGGCGCGACGTTTTCGCGTCGTTCCGGCACCGCTTCACCGACGGAGCCGACGTCGCGGCGCTGTTGGGCGGCGCAAGGCGCGTCGTCTCCCGCTGGGGCAGTCTCGGCGGCCGTCTCCTCTCGGCCCGGAGGGAATGCGGTTCGCTTACGGGCGCGCTCGATTCCCTCGTCGCCGAACTGGAAAACGGGCGCCCCAGCAGCCTGCTCAGCCGTCCGCAGCGCGGCAGCGCCTGCAAGCGGCATTTTCTGATGCTGCGCTGGCTCGTCCGCCGCGACGAAGTGGACCCGGGCGGCTGGAGCGGCCTCGACCCCGCCGAGCTGATCGTGCCGCTGGACACGCACATGTACGCGGTGTGCCGCTCGCTGCGCTTCACGCGGCGCAAAGCGGCCGACCTGAAGACGGCGTTGGAGGCGACGCGCGCTTTTGCGCGCCTGTCGCCGTGCGACCCGACGCGCTACGATTTTGTCCTGACGCGGTTCGGCATCCGCGCCGACATGGAACAGGAAGCGCTGCTGGCGGAATGCCGGGCGCGCTCCACAACGGAAAGGATTGAAACGGAATGA
- a CDS encoding TlpA disulfide reductase family protein, translated as MMKKFLLVVTILATMASSAFAAKKIGAFKAAALDGKPHDEAIFQQASLTMFNVWGTFCPPCLHEMPDLGRLAKEMAPEGVQIIGLLYDWFDMTGSRSETQIQKAQNLVERTGADYLHLLLDDGLAQYLGDFSAIPQTFFVNGRGEIVGEVTGARSAAQWREIIREMLAKPK; from the coding sequence ATGATGAAAAAGTTTTTGCTTGTCGTAACGATTCTGGCGACGATGGCCTCGTCCGCTTTCGCGGCGAAAAAGATCGGAGCGTTCAAGGCCGCGGCTCTGGACGGGAAGCCTCACGACGAGGCGATCTTCCAGCAGGCGTCGCTGACGATGTTCAACGTCTGGGGCACGTTCTGCCCGCCCTGCCTGCACGAGATGCCCGACCTCGGCCGGCTGGCGAAGGAAATGGCCCCCGAAGGCGTGCAGATCATCGGCCTGCTCTACGACTGGTTCGACATGACCGGCAGCCGCAGCGAGACGCAGATCCAAAAGGCGCAGAACCTGGTCGAGCGCACCGGCGCCGATTACCTCCATCTGCTGCTCGACGATGGTCTGGCGCAATATCTCGGCGACTTCAGCGCCATCCCGCAGACGTTTTTCGTGAACGGGCGCGGCGAGATCGTCGGCGAGGTGACGGGCGCGCGGAGCGCCGCGCAGTGGCGGGAGATCATCCGCGAAATGCTGGCGAAGCCCAAATAA
- a CDS encoding CD1871A family CXXC motif-containing protein: MKRYGAGWACLLAGAVLIAAGLWRGENFAVFQKAVKICLECVGIG; encoded by the coding sequence ATGAAAAGATACGGTGCGGGCTGGGCGTGCCTGCTCGCCGGAGCCGTCCTGATCGCCGCCGGACTGTGGCGCGGCGAGAACTTCGCCGTGTTCCAGAAAGCCGTCAAGATCTGTCTGGAGTGCGTGGGCATTGGCTAG
- a CDS encoding 4Fe-4S binding protein: MASGREKSGRLRQAVQLLWTAVTNGYLAGFLRGKIYTGPLKNICVPGLNCYSCPGALGACPIGSFQAMLTGFEPRLPLYVAGFLFAFGALLGRFVCGWLCPFGLVQDLLYKIPLGRKRLDLPGDRALRRLKYVVLALFVVILPLFARDDLTGVSYPWFCKYICPSGTLMGGWTLLSLNEKLRGAAGWLFTWKSALLVAIIVLSMKSFRPFCKYLCPLGAFYGFFNRIALFRYGFDEKKCVACGRCAAVCPMTLKLPHGTNGAECIRCGRCVHACPVEALTPALKQSAAARRKPSPERS, translated from the coding sequence TTGGCTAGCGGCCGGGAAAAGAGCGGGCGGCTGCGGCAGGCCGTCCAGCTGTTGTGGACGGCGGTCACCAACGGTTATCTGGCGGGCTTTCTGAGAGGCAAGATCTACACAGGGCCGCTGAAAAACATCTGCGTCCCCGGGCTGAACTGCTATTCCTGCCCGGGCGCGCTGGGAGCCTGCCCGATCGGCTCCTTCCAGGCCATGCTGACGGGGTTCGAGCCGCGGCTGCCGCTGTACGTCGCGGGGTTTCTGTTCGCGTTCGGGGCGCTTTTGGGACGCTTCGTATGCGGCTGGCTCTGCCCGTTCGGGCTGGTGCAGGATCTGCTGTACAAGATCCCGCTCGGGCGCAAGCGGCTCGACCTGCCCGGCGACCGCGCCCTGAGGCGGCTGAAATACGTCGTGCTGGCGCTGTTCGTCGTCATCCTGCCGCTTTTCGCGCGCGACGATCTGACCGGCGTCAGCTATCCGTGGTTCTGCAAGTACATTTGCCCCTCAGGCACGCTGATGGGCGGCTGGACGCTGCTGAGCCTGAACGAAAAACTGCGCGGCGCGGCCGGCTGGCTGTTCACGTGGAAAAGCGCGCTGCTGGTTGCGATCATCGTCCTGTCGATGAAGTCGTTTCGCCCTTTCTGCAAATATCTGTGCCCCTTGGGCGCTTTTTACGGCTTCTTCAACCGCATCGCCCTGTTCCGCTACGGTTTCGACGAGAAAAAGTGCGTCGCCTGCGGGCGCTGCGCCGCGGTCTGTCCGATGACGCTGAAGCTGCCGCACGGCACCAACGGCGCGGAATGCATCCGCTGCGGCCGCTGCGTTCACGCCTGCCCCGTCGAAGCGCTGACGCCGGCGCTCAAACAAAGCGCCGCTGCGCGGCGCAAGCCGTCGCCGGAACGTTCCTGA
- a CDS encoding PolC-type DNA polymerase III, translating to MPLSIAGTGFTALDIETTGLSPAFCGIVEIAALKIFPDGSQRSFQMLVDPGRPIPRDVSAIHGIDDAMVRGQPSAADAVAALVSFVGPSPLVLHNAPFDMSFLNPVVRRQRLQWDSPAVFDTLRLSRQAFPGLNSYSLESLSRFFDFDAGGHHRALADCRYCVQLFARILRKIRGLDMDFAAFAREYASSARLLAR from the coding sequence ATGCCTCTCTCCATCGCCGGGACGGGCTTTACCGCCCTCGACATCGAAACCACCGGATTGAGTCCCGCCTTTTGCGGCATCGTCGAGATCGCCGCGCTGAAAATCTTTCCCGACGGTTCGCAGCGGTCTTTCCAAATGCTGGTCGATCCCGGGCGTCCCATCCCGCGCGATGTCTCCGCCATCCACGGCATCGACGACGCCATGGTCCGCGGCCAGCCCAGCGCCGCCGACGCCGTCGCCGCGCTCGTAAGCTTCGTGGGACCGTCGCCGCTGGTGCTGCACAACGCGCCGTTCGACATGAGCTTTCTCAACCCCGTCGTGCGGCGGCAGCGCCTCCAATGGGACAGCCCCGCCGTCTTCGACACGCTCAGGCTGAGCCGGCAAGCCTTTCCCGGGCTGAACAGCTACAGCCTGGAAAGCCTGAGCCGCTTCTTCGACTTCGACGCCGGCGGGCACCACCGCGCGCTGGCCGACTGCCGCTATTGCGTCCAGCTCTTCGCGCGCATCCTGCGCAAGATCCGCGGGCTCGATATGGATTTCGCCGCGTTCGCGCGCGAATACGCCTCATCGGCCCGCCTGCTCGCAAGGTAA
- a CDS encoding ISAs1 family transposase: MNQTFLELLAEIEDFRTGNAIHYRLQNILLVSVLAVICNMDTSTEMAMFVDHQKKYLAPFCDFRHGTPSHDTFGKVLSRLDPRVLSERFSAWMSELYVHLGKLVESKGMTVAIDGKTICRSGSAEQNASHVLTAFASRMQLVLGQIKTDEKSNEITAIPELLELFQVKDTVVTIDAMGTQKNIAAKIIEKGGDYVLAVKGNQKKLRDDIIWHLHSELQDRSTRELKAKGQYASTLEKDHGRIERRECYLSNDLSWFEGLEDWRARAKNAAEVMNILRKLALQMLKTCSTCKCGMRSKRKLCGLGIPTALQVLGLVPTGLLVS, translated from the coding sequence ATGAACCAGACATTTCTGGAACTGCTGGCAGAAATCGAAGACTTCCGCACAGGCAACGCGATCCACTATCGGCTCCAGAATATCCTTCTGGTCAGCGTGCTGGCCGTGATCTGCAACATGGATACCTCCACGGAAATGGCCATGTTTGTCGATCATCAGAAGAAATATCTGGCGCCGTTCTGCGACTTCCGCCACGGCACCCCTTCTCACGATACGTTTGGCAAGGTGTTGAGCCGCCTCGATCCCCGCGTGTTGTCCGAACGCTTCAGCGCCTGGATGAGCGAGCTGTACGTCCACCTGGGCAAGCTGGTGGAGAGCAAGGGCATGACCGTCGCCATCGACGGCAAGACCATATGCCGCAGCGGCAGTGCCGAACAGAACGCCAGTCATGTGCTCACCGCCTTTGCCAGTCGAATGCAGTTAGTCCTCGGACAGATCAAAACCGACGAAAAGAGCAACGAGATCACAGCCATCCCCGAACTGCTGGAACTCTTTCAGGTCAAAGACACCGTCGTCACCATCGACGCCATGGGAACGCAGAAGAACATCGCCGCCAAGATCATCGAAAAGGGAGGCGATTACGTCCTCGCCGTCAAAGGCAATCAAAAGAAACTGCGCGACGACATCATCTGGCACCTGCACAGCGAACTGCAGGACAGAAGCACAAGAGAACTCAAAGCCAAAGGACAGTATGCCAGCACCCTGGAGAAGGATCATGGGCGCATCGAGAGAAGAGAATGTTACCTCTCCAACGACCTGAGCTGGTTCGAAGGACTTGAAGACTGGCGAGCGAGAGCGAAGAACGCGGCCGAAGTGATGAATATTCTGCGGAAACTCGCCTTACAGATGCTGAAGACCTGCAGCACGTGCAAATGCGGGATGAGGAGCAAACGAAAGCTCTGCGGGCTTGGCATCCCTACGGCTCTGCAGGTCTTGGGGCTGGTGCCTACGGGCTTGCTTGTTTCGTAA